One Glycine max cultivar Williams 82 chromosome 3, Glycine_max_v4.0, whole genome shotgun sequence DNA window includes the following coding sequences:
- the LOC102665561 gene encoding UPF0481 protein At3g47200 — protein sequence MTQQPDFSWMVPIEVMLGALYHGQVQACSISSVTDELRSPNEAAFKPKEVSIGPLHRGTTRHVQLMEETKWHYMREFLDRRGTQEQNRRSERRLRECGTDILKLDKIIMACYGGNIRSEPQELAKIMIVDGCFLLELLIRLGDFICNNSSSYANDPILKNEEKMVSVLNDITLLENQIPFIVLKKLYRKVFPDGSDINNDNRVADIVCKAFGYTEVKAPVHILHLMHLSTVEQTQQEGKRVEQELLRCATRLQAAGVEIKAANTIARHKLVDWFNFEISFSDSVLRIPPLYVKDTTEVRWRNLIAWEQSRIWIRCKYTSYALFFQGLVCCKHDIELLEKNGVIVNKAGKSTDELLDLFRTIAKGAEYMDSSYSEIGARLNMYNRGKITTAFQGLPVVTWHKCRHVLQIIVYYWGNWYRILIRDHIPTVWKFIGVLAAAALLVLTIMQTYYSSRNKD from the coding sequence ATGACACAACAACCGGACTTCAGTTGGATGGTTCCCATTGAAGTGATGCTGGGTGCCCTCTACCACGGACAAGTCCAAGCCTGCAGCATCTCAAGCGTCACGGACGAGCTTCGAAGCCCGAACGAGGCGGCTTTCAAGCCAAAGGAGGTCTCCATAGGACCCTTGCACAGAGGAACCACGAGGCACGTGCAGCTAATGGAAGAGACAAAATGGCATTACATGCGCGAATTTCTCGACAGAAGAGGCACGCAGGAGCAGAACAGAAGATCGGAGCGGAGGCTCAGAGAGTGTGGCACCGATATCCTCAAGCTGGATAAGATAATCATGGCATGCTATGGAGGTAACATCAGATCAGAACCGCAAGAGTTGGCTAAAATAATGATTGTAGATGGTTGTTTTCTGTTGGAACTCCTTATCAGGCTTGGTGATTTTATATGTAACAATAGTAGTAGTTATGCAAATGACCCTATACTGAAAAATGAGGAGAAGATGGTGTCTGTTCTGAATGATATCACATTGCTTGAGAACCAAATTCCATTCATTGTTCTCAAGAAGTTGTATAGGAAGGTCTTTCCCGATGGCAGTGACATCAACAACGATAACCGGGTTGCTGATATCGTTTGCAAAGCTTTTGGTTACACTGAGGTGAAAGCCCCGGTCCACATACTTCACTTGATGCATTTGTCCACAGTTGAACAGACTCAGCAAGAGGGTAAACGCGTGGAGCAAGAACTATTGCGCTGCGCCACGAGACTTCAAGCTGCAGGAGTAGAAATTAAAGCTGCAAACACCATTGCTCGCCATAAGTTGGTGGATTGGTTCAATTTTGAGATAAGTTTCAGTGACAGCGTGTTGCGGATTCCACCGCTGTATGTTAAGGACACTACAGAAGTGAGGTGGAGGAATTTGATCGCGTGGGAGCAGAGCAGAATTTGGATCAGATGTAAATACACTTCGTATGCATTGTTCTTTCAAGGTTTGGTTTGTTGTAAGCATGACATTGAGCTGCTTGAGAAGAATGGGGTGATAGTGAACAAGGCCGGGAAGAGCACTGATGAACTGCTGGATCTGTTTCGAACGATTGCGAAGGGAGCAGAGTACATGGATTCGAGCTATAGCGAAATTGGTGCGAGGTTGAACATGTACAACAGGGGAAAAATCACAACTGCATTTCAAGGATTGCCTGTAGTCACTTGGCACAAGTGCAGACATGTTTTGCAGATCATTGTTTACTATTGGGGAAACTGGTACAGAATTTTGATACGCGATCATATTCCCACGGTGTGGAAATTCATAGGAGTGTTGGCAGCTGCTGCACTTCTTGTTCTCACAATTATGCAAACCTATTACTCATCCCGCAATAAAGACTGA